CGGCGGCTCCACCAGCGGGCCCATGTCCGTGGACAGGTCGCGCCCGTGGCCGACTTCGAGGGTGCGGGTGGCGTCGAGGATCTGCTCGAGCAGCCGCTCGGACTTGCCCGCCGCGCCGACGAGGATCGCCAGCGACCCCGCCGAGCACTTCTGCCCGGCGTGGCCGAACGCGGATGCCACGATGTCGGCGGCCGCCAGGTCCGGGTCCGCTGCCGGCGTGACGATGATCGCGTTCTTGCCGCTGGTCTCCGCCAGCACGGGGCGCTCGGGGCGCCACGACCGGAACAGCGCCGCCGTTTCGGAGGCGCCGGTGAGCACGACGGCGTCGACGTCGTCATGCGTGATCAGGTGCTTGCCCGCGGCCGACTCGTCGGTGTTGGCCAGCTGGATGAGATCGGGGTCCGCGCCGGCGTCGCGCAGGCCGTCGCGCAGGGCGGCCACGGCGACCTCCGCCACGCGAACGACCTGCGGCGCCGGCGAGATGATCACCGCCGACCCCGCCGCCAGCGCCGACACGATGCCGCCGACGGGGATGGCCACGGGGAAGTTCCACGGAGGGGCGATGACCGTCACGCGGTTGGGCGTGAACGCCACGCCGGGCTCGTCCGCCAGCGCCCGCGCCGACGCCGCGTAGTAGCGGATGAAGTCGATGGCCTCGCTGATCTCGGGGTCGGTTTCCGCCACCGTCTTGCCCGGCCCGTGCACGGCGGCGGCGATGAGGCTGCCGCGTCGTGAAGCGAAACGCTGCGCCACGACCTCCAGCACCGACGCGCGCCCGTGCTCGCCGAGGTCCGCCCACGCCGACTGGACGCGGGTGGCGCGGTGCACGACGGCGTCGACGTCGGCGACGTCGTCGATCAGCGGCGCGCGCGACGGGCCCGGATCCTGCGACGGGTGGACCAGCGCCTTCGCCCAGTCGCGGTTGGCGGGCAGCGCGGAATCGGTGTCGGGCTCGTTGGCGAAATCGGTGAGGGTCGGCGCGGTCTTCGCCTTCTCCGCCCGCGGCGTCGTGGTCGTGCCGGGCGCGGCGTCGGGCGACGTCGGCGGGCCCTCCACGCGGCGGTCCTGCGTGCGGCGCGGCTCGGACCGGGTGGCGTCGCGCTCGTCGACGGCCTGCCGGAAGCGCGCCTCCTGCCCGGACATCGGCGACTGCGGCGACTTCGGCGACGGCCCGTCGCCGCCCGCCCGCTCGCCCTCGTCGAGGGAGGTCATCGCGTGCAGGAAGTTCTCCTCCGCGGCGTTTTCCTCCAGGCGGCGCACCAGGTAGCTCACCGCGACGTCGAAGCTGCCGGCGTCGACCACCGGGGTGTAGAGGATCAGGCGCCCGACGTCCTCCTGGATCACCTTCTGCTGCATCGGCGCCATGCCCTGCAGCATCTCGGCGTCGATCTGCTTCTCGACGCCCCGGGCCCGGGCGAGTTCCACCGCGGCGGCCATGGAGAAGAGATTGTGGCTGGCTACGCCCACGCGCAGGCTTTCGGCGACGTCGGGGCGCAGCGCCCGATCGAGAAGCCGCAGGTAGTTGGCGTCGGTCTCCGCCTTGGTGGCGTACGGGGCGCGGACCCACCCGTGGGTGTCGGCGGTGACGGTCTCCATGGACAGGTTCGCGCCCTTGACCAGGCGCACCTTCACCGGCGCGCCGCCGCGGGCGACGCGGTCGCGGGAGAAGCCGATCAGCCGGTCCAGCGCCGCCACCGAATCCGGCAGGTACGCCTGCAGCACGATGCCCGCCTCCAGGCCCATGAACTCGTCCTCGGAGAGGATGCGCTCGAAGACCTCCAGCGTCAGGTCCAGGTCGTGGTACTCCTCCATGTCCAGGTTGATGAACGGGGGAGAGGTGCGCGACGACGTGCCCGGCGCGTCGGCGGCGATGCGGTAGAGGGGGCGCAGGGTGCCCACGAGCCTGTCGACGCTGCCGTCGAAGTCCCAGGGGTTCAGCTGCGACACCACGCTCGACGCCTTCACCGAGACGTAGTCGACCATCGGGTCGCGCAGCAGCGCCATCGTTGCGTGCAGGCGGCGCTCGGCCTCCTTCGCGCCGAGCACGGCCTCGCCGAGCAGGTTGAGGTTCAGGCGGCGGTCGCGGGCGCGGGCGCCGGACAGCAATTCGTTGAGGGCTTCGCCGTCGGAGTCGAGGATGAGATGCCCGACCAGCTGGCGCATTCGGCGCCGGGCGATGGGCATGACCAGCCACGGCAGCTTCGGGGCGAGCACGCCGCCGAGCTTCATCGCCGCGCGGTCCATCGCGGAGAGGAACTCCGGCGTCTTCGTGCCGCCCGTCAGCCCAGCCAGCTGGCGCGCGGCGGTGGCGTCGTCCTCGGGGCGGGCGACCTGGTCGACGAACGCCATGGTGTAGTCCACGCCCGCGGGGTCGTGGACGAGTTTTGCCAGCTGCTCGGCCGCGTGGTCGGAGGCGTCCTTGACGGGATCCTCGGGTTCCCCGTCGCCGGCCCGCGCCTGCGCGAGGTCGCTGGCGCCGGTGCGTCCGGCGACCTTCTCCGATTCTGCGAGCCAGCCCATCGCACGGTCGACCGCGGCGTCGACGAGGTCGTCCAGGGGAACCAGGCCGTCGTCCCGGCCGGCGGCCATCCGGGCGGTGCCGTCGTCCCGACCGTCGTCGTCGATCTGATGGCGGGCGTCGTGCGTTGGGGCCATGGTTTCCTCCTCGTGCGAAAATCGGGCGTTCCCCGCGCCGGACGGGGGTTTCCCGTGGGGTCGCGCGGGGCGGGCGGCGCGATGGCCGCTCCCGTCCGCGACCCTACGTATGCTTCGAGGGAGAAAACAACCATGCTGGCCCGTGCCGTGATTCCAGCGTGGCGGGGGTTTTCGGGGGTCGGCGCGAACGCGGAAAAACCGGCCGGCGGAACGGATCCGCCGACCGGTTTCGGGTCGGGTGCGGGCCTCGGGGCGGAAGGGGCGCCCGGGGCCGGGCGGGAAAACCTAGATGAAGAACATCAGCACCGCGGTGATCAGCCACAGGGCGCTGAAGATGCCGGAGAACATGGCCAGCTGGCCCTTGGCCTTGCCCCAGTCGAGGTTCGCGGCCTTCTCGGCGCGCTTGCGGAAGTCGGGGTCGTCGGCGAGCTCGTCCTCGCCGGCGACGCCGAGGCCGGCCATCATGACCGACTGCTTCGGGGTGATGACGAAGTACAGCAGCGCCCAGGCGATGACCGCCAGCAGGATCGAGGCGTGCAGCGCGCCGGCCTTCATGTAGGTGCCGAGGTCGGTGAACATGACGCCGAAGCCGAGCAGCGGCACGGCCAGGGAGAACAGGCCGTAGGTGCGGGTGACGGCGTGCATGGTGCGGGCGGCGCCGACGGAGCCGGCCTCGCCGTCGCGCGCGGCGAGCGCGAGCCGCGGGAACATGGAGATGGCGACGGTGACCGGGCCGAGCAGCAGGATCGCCGCGACGACGTGGGCGATGAGGACGACGTTGTTCACGAAGTGCCTTTCATTGGGAGGGTGGGCCCATGTGCGGGTGTGGGCTGGTTCACGGGGATTCCGCCGGGCTGGGCGGGGAGTCCATCGGGGCGCAATGGTAGCCGATGGCGGGGCCCGGCGCCCAAGCGGTACCGACGCGGCGTCGTCAAATCCGGGGCTCGCTTTGCGACGGCCCGGCGCCCGAGACATCGCCCCTCCCGCGGGAGCGGCGGGGAGCGTGCGCGGCGGTTACCGCGCCCGGATGCCGCAGGCTCCGGCCATCGCGGTCCAGTCGGCGACGGACACCGGCAGCTCCCATGCGACGGCGACGCGGAGGTAGCGGACGGAGTAGCCGCACCGCAGTTCCCGGGCGGGTGGCAGCCACTCCGCGGGCGTGAGGTCGGACTTCTCGCGGTTCACGGCGGAGGCGACCGGCACGAGGTTGAGCGCGGCGTCGTTGGCGAATTCGCGCCGCGCCCGCGCGCCCCAGGCGTGCGCCCCGAAATCCCACGCCGCGGCGAGCGGGTAGAGGTGGTCGACGTCGACGCCGTCTGCCGCGACGTCTTCGCCCGTATACGGGTCGGCGATGGTGGGGGAGCCGGAGAACCACTCGGCGAGCACCGCGTCCCGGGTGTCGCCCGCGCCGGAAGCCGTCCCGGCCGCGGTCCATCCTCCGAACCGGGAGCGGTCGTAGCCCAGCACGGTGATGCGCTCCGGGGCGACGGCCACGGAGGACAGGAGAGCGGCGGCGTCCCGTGCATCGCCGGACTCGCCGGCGCCCTCACCCTTGCCCGGGCCGTCGCCCGCGCCGCCGCAGGCCGCGGCGAATGACAGGAAAAGGGCGAGGAGCGGGGGCGCGAGCCGTCGTAAAGCGGATGCGGAAACGGGGTCGGGAGCGGGATCGGGGGCGGGACGGGGAGCAAGACGGGGAGCGGGGACGAGAACGCGGAAGAGGCGGGCCACATCCCATTGGACGCGGCCCGCCCCTTCGCGGTTCCGTTCAGTTTTCCGCCCACCCCATCGGGGTGTGGCGGCGGCCTACGCCGTGGACTCGACCTTCACGGCTTCGCCACGCGGGGCGACCGGCTTGGCGGCCTCGGCGGCGGCGTGGTCGAACTCCTCGACGATGTGCGGCGACGGGGCCTTGGTCATCAGGGTGACCGCGACCATCGCGATGGCGGAGGCGGCCACGCCCGGGACGATCTCGTAGATGACGTCCGTCAGCGGGCTCATGCCCCACGCGAAGGACACCAGCGCACCGGTGATGATGCCCGCCGCGGCACCCGGCATGTTCAGGCGGCGCCAGTACAGCGACGCCAGGATGACCGGGCCGAACGCGGAACCGAAACCGGCCCACGCGAAGCCGACCAGCGACAGGATCGACGAGTTCGGGTTCGAGGCGATGACGCCCGCGATCAGCGCGACGACCGCCACGGCGATGCGCGACGCCAGCATCGACGTCGACGAACGCAGGTTCTTGTTGACCACGCCGCGGTACAGGTCCTCGATCAGCGCGGAGGACGACACCAGCAGCTGCGACGAAATGGTGGACATGATCGCCGCGAGGACCGCGGTGAGGATCAGGCCGGCGACCAGCGGGTGGAAGATGACGCGGGTGAGGTCCAGGAAGATGGTCTCGTAGGACTCGGTGTCGGTGACCGACGCATCGGGGTTGCGGGCGAAGAACACCGTGGACACCACGGCGACCAGCGTTGCGCCGAGCATGCAGATGACCTGCCAGGTCACGCCGTAGCGGCGGCCGGCGACGGCGTCGGCGGGGGAGCGCAGCGCCATGAAACGAACGATGATGTGCGGCTGGCCGAAGTAGCCCAGGCCCCAGCCGATCAGGCCGATGGTGCCCAGCAGCGGCACGCCGCTGAACGCGTTGAAGAAGCCGTCGACCGGGGCGCCCCCGCTGCCCGGGTAGGCGTTCTCGGCGGCGAAGGAGAACAGGTCCGAGACCGGCTCGCCCTCGCTCGTGAGCACGAACATGGCGACGACCGGGACGATGAGCAGCGCCAGGAACATGATGACGCCCTGCACGGCGTCGGTGTAGGACACCGCCAGGAAGCCGCCGAAGAGCGTGTACAGCACCGTCACGGTGGCGACCAGCAGCAGGCCGACCAGGTAATCGCCGCCGAACGTCGACTCCCAGTAGCGGCCGCCGGCGACCATGCCGGAGGACACGTAGAAGGTGAAGAAGACCAGGATGATGATGCCCGAGGCCACGCGCAGGATCTTCGTGCGGTCCTCGAGCCGGTTCTCCAGGAACGACGGGATGGTGATCGAGTTCTTGGCCACCTTCGTGTAGCTGCGCAGGCGCGGCGCCGTCAGCTTCCAGTTCGCCCACGCGCCGATGCACAGGCCGATGGCGATCCACGTCTGGTTGAGGCCGGAGAGGTAGATCGCGCCGGGCAGGCCCATCAGCAGCCAGCCCGACATGTCGGACGCGCCTGCGGACAGCGCCGCGATGAACGGGTGCAGACCGCGCCCGGCGAGCATGTAATCGTCGTACTCGGTCGTCTTCCGGTAGCCCGTGTAGCCGATGTACAGCATCAGGGCCAGGTAGATGACGATGGCGATGAAATACCAAGTCGTCGTTTGCAAGTGCTTCGACTCCTTCTGGTGAGGGCAATCATGTCTACGTTCGTAAAAGCGACTTAACGACGCTTTCACGTTCCCGGCGGGGCACGCAAAACGGTGACCAGGGTTTTTCCGGTCAACCGTGTTCTTTGGAACCTTAATGTCGCCTGTGAGCGGCAAGGATAACGAATCGGTAACAATGTGGCGCAGCCCATCCTCGTGGTGGGGTTCGGGCGTGATCGGGGCTTTTCGGGCAATCTGCGCACTCTCTTGTTGATCGGCGTTCGAGGATGGTAAGACTAGCCGGGCCCGCAATGCCTACCCTTACCTAAGGCATTTGCGGGCTTGCGGTGGTACGCCCACCCGTCGGCCGAGCCAATTCCGGGCACGGCCGGAACCGGGCACCCGTCACCGTGAGCACCATCCCGGCCGTCTCGGCGGCCCCGAACCGAAAGGCACTTCACGTGCAACGTCCGATCTTCCGCAAGGCGGCGGCCGCCGTCGCCGCGTTCACCGGCGCCGCCCTCCTGCTCGCCGGCTGCTCCGCGCCCGGAGCCGCCTCCGACGACTCCGCCTCCGGCGGCGAATTCACCGTCACCGACGTCGCGGGCCGCACGGTCTCCTTCGATCGGCGCCCGGAGCGCGTCATCCTCGGCGAGGGCCGGGCGTCGTTCGTCACCGCGCTGCTGGACAAGGACAACCCCACCGAGCACGTCGTCGCCTGGGGCGGTGACCTGCACTCCGGCGCCCCCTCCTTCGAGAAGAAGCTGTTCGAGGCCCACCCGAAGGCGAAGGACGTGCCGGTCATCGGCAACCTGGCCAAGGGCGACGTCACCGTGGAGAACCTGCTGGCCCACGACCCCGACGTCGTGGTCATGACGCTCGACCACAAGAAGGCCGCCGAGAAGAACGGCTTCCTGGCCAAGCTCGACCAGGCCGGCCTGAAATACGTCTTCACCGACTTCCGCCAGAAGCCGCTGGAGAACACCACGGCGTCGGTCCGGCTCCTCGGCCGGATCCTCGACGAGGACGACGCCGCGGAGCGGTTCGCCAAGTTCTACGACGCGAAGGTCGCGGACGTCACCGACCGCGTGAAGGACGTCAAGGACAAGCCGCGCACCTTCGTGTGGCGCGCCGCGGGCCTGAAGGACTGCTGCGCCACGGTGAAGAACTCCAACCTCGGCGACCTGGTCAACGCCGCCGGCGGCGACAACATCGGCGACGGCATCCTCGATTCCGAATCCGGCGACGTCACCGCCGAGAAGGTGCTGGCCGAGGAACCCGACGCCATCATCGCCACCGGCGGCTCCTGGGCGCCGGACCCGGAGAAGCCCGCCGTCCTGCCGCACGTCGAGCTCGGCTACGGCGCCAACGACGGCACCGCGCGCAAGACTCTCGACGGCCTGACCGCCACGCCCGGCTTCGACCACCTGCGCGCGCCGGCCGAGGGCAACCTCCACGGCCTCTACCACCAGTTCTACGACTCGCCCTACAACGTCTTCGCGCTCCAGCAGATCGGCGCGTGGCTCCACCCCGACAAGTTCAAGGACGTCGACCCCGTGGCCGACTTCGCCGAGTTCCACCGCGAGTGGCTGCCCTTCGAGCTGACCGGCACCTTCTTCACCTCCACGGGGGCCGGGAAGTGACGCTGTCCGTCGTCAAGCGGAAAGGCCCGCCGGCCGAAACCCCATCGGCCGACGCACCGGCAACCCCCGGAGCCCCGCCGGCCGACGCGTCGCCGAGCCCCGGCGCGGCGGCCGGGTACCGCTCGCGCGCCCGGCGCAAGGTCCTGGCCATCGCCGCGCTGACCGTGATCGCGTTCGCGGCGTTCGTCGTGGCCACCGTCGTCGGGCCGCTGCCGCTGTCCGTGGGCGACGTGCTCGGCGGCATCGCCGACCCGTCGTCGGTCGATGACCGCACGCGGACGGTGCTGTGGAACCTGCGGCTGCCGATGTCCGTCATGGCGGTGCTCATCGGCGCCGCGCTGTCGCTGGCCGGCGCGCAGATGCAGACGATCCTGGACAACCCGCTGGCCGAACCGTTCACGCTGGGCATCTCCGCGGCCGCGGCGTTCGGCGGGGCGGCGTCGATCGTGCTGGGGTGGAGCGTCATCGCCAACCCGCAGTTCAACCTGGCGGCCGTGGCCTGGGCGTCGGCGATGATCGCCGTGGCCGTGGTCATGGTCGCGGCACTGTGGCGCGGCGCGGGCTCGGAATCGATGATCCTGCTGGGCATTTCGCTGGTCTTCCTGTTCCAGGCGCTGCTGGCGCTGATGCAGTACCGGGCGACCACCGAGGCGCTGCAGCAGATCGTGTTCTGGACCATGGGGTCGCTGGGCCGCGCCACGTGGACCGCCAACGGGCTGATCGCCGGGGCGCTGCTGATCGCCGTGCCGTTCACCATGTTGTCCGCGTGGAAGCTCACCGCGCTGCGCCTGGGCGAGTCCCGCGCCGCCGCGATGGGCGTCGACGTGCCGAAGCTGCGGGCGGCGACGCTCGTGGTGGCGTCGCTGCTGGCGGCCACGGCGGTCGCCTTCGCGGGGATCATCGGGTTCATCGGACTGGTCGGGCCGCACGTCGCGCGGATCCTCGTCGGCGAGGATCACCGGTTCTTCGTGCCGGCGTCGATGGCCGCCGGCGCCGCGCTGCTGGCCGCCGCCCACGCCGTGTCCATCACCATCGTGCCGGGCATCGCCATCCCCATCGGGATCATCACCGCGCTGGTCGGCGTGCCGTTCTTCGTGGTGCTCGTGCTGGCGCGGCGCCGCGTGCTGGGAGGTCGCTGACATGACCGCGACTTTGACGGTGGAAGGGCTGCGCCGTTCCTACGGGCGGCGCGAGGTGTTGCGCGGGGTCGACCTGGGCCCGGTGCCCGGCGGCACCGTGACCGGTTTGATCGGCCCGAATGCGGCCGGCAAGTCCACGCTGGTCAGGGCCATCGCGGGCATCGACCGCGTCCGGAGGGGCAGCATCGGGGTGGAGGCCGGCGGCGGGCCGCTGACCGGCGCCGCCGCCCGCGATGCGATCGGCTACGTCCCGCAGGACCTGCCGGGCACGGCATCGCTGACGGCGTTCGAGTCGGTTCTCGCCTCCTCCCGGCGCGGCGGCATGTGGCGCGTCGGCGATGATGCGCTGGCCGCGGCCGCCTCGGCGATGTCCGCGCTGGGCATCGAGCATCTGGCGGACCGCGGGCTCGGCGAGCTGTCCGGCGGGCAGCGCCAGCTCGTCGCGGTGGCGCAGATGCTGGTGCGGCGGCCGGCGGTGATGCTTCTCGACGAGCCGACGTCCGCCCTCGACCTGCGCCACCAGGTCCGCCTGCTGGAGCTGATCCGGCGCGAGGCGGAGGCCAACGGTGCCGTGGCCCTGGTGGCCATCCACGACCTGAATCTGGCGGCGCGCTACTGCGACCGGCTGGCGGTGCTGTCCGGCGGCGTCATCCGCGCGGTGGGCGAACCGGCGGAGGTGCTGGTGCCCGAGCTGCTCCAGGAGGTTTACGGCCTGCGGGCCCGCGTGCTCGACGACGGCGGCGTGCCCGTGGTGTGCCCCGTGCCCGAGTAACGGGGCGCGCTTCCCGGCCCGCGTGTTCGAACGCGCGGTCCGGGGTGGGCGGGGGCGATCCGGGGCGGGTGGCATGATCGGGGCATGTCTTCGCCCACCCATCTGCTCCACGGACTGTGGCTGCCCGGCACGGGGCTGAATCTGTGGTTGGAGCGGGTCGAGGGGCACCGGGTGCTGAGGGCGCTCGACGACGCCTCGCGGGCCGCGTTGCCGGCCGCCGCATCGGCCGTGCTGGCCTCCGTGCCCAGGGGGCGCCCCGAGGTGGAGCTGCGCACGCCGAAGGGGAGGGCCGTCCGCCACGTGCTGCCCACGTGGGCGTTCGTGCCCGAGCGCGCGGTGACCGTTCTGGAATCGCTGCGCGCCGACGCCGATGACCCGGCGTTCGCTCCGGACCTGCGTTTCCTCATCCGCGTGCAGGAGTCCCTCGAGCGGTGGGCGCGCGCCGGGCGTGCGCTGGTCGCCGTGACGTGGGAGGACGGCCGGTGGTGGCCGCAATGGCGGTTGCCGGACGGGCTGAAGGAAACGTCGTGGCGGGCGCAGGTCGCGCAGCGCACGCCGCCGGTGCTGACCGTCAACGGCGGCGGCGAAATGCTCGACGACCTGATGGGGCGGCTGTTCCACTGGACCGTCAACGCTCTGCTGGCGGACCTGCCGGACCCGCCGAAGGGACGCCAGGCGTTCGTGCGCGCGCTGCTCGATTCGGAGCCGCTGCGCCGGGCGACGCCGGACGTCGCGTCGGATCTGGCCCAGTGGCGGTCGTCGGCGTCCGGGGAGGACGTCCGGCTGCTGCTCGTGCTGGAGGAGCCCGAGGAGTTCGACGACCCCGACCATGGGCGCGTCATCGACATCGTGAACAACCGCGGCGGTGGCGCCGACGACCCCGACGAGGGCCTGTGGTGGCCGCTGCGCATGCACTACCGCATCGGGGTGGGCGCCCCGGAACGCCTGGACCCGTCGATGTGCCGCGGGTCGGTGCTCACGCAGTTGCGGCCGCAGCTGGAGGTGGCGCAGCAGGCGTTCCCGCCGTTCCGCGAGGCGATCTCGGACGGCGCGGGCCTGGATCTGCTGCTCAACCCGCGCCAGGTCGTGGACCTGGTGGCGCACGGAGTCGACGCCCTGCGCGACGCCGGCATCGCGGTGATGCTGCCCCGGTCGTGGGTCAGCGCCCGCCCGTCGCTGCGCCTGGAGGTCGATCCCCGGGAGAAGGAGCCGGTCGGGTCGGTGCGCGGCGCGACGGAATCGCGCGTCGGGTTCGACCAGATCGTGGACTACAAGTGGCGGCTCACGCTCGGCGACGAGGTGCTGTCCGACGACGACGTCCGCCGCCTGGCCGAGTCCGGCTCCGGTCTGGTGCGGCTGCGGGATTCGTGGATCGCGGCTGACCCGGACACCACGCGCAGGGCGCTGAAGTTCCTGGAGGAGCAGACGAAGGCCGGGGAGGCCACGGGCAGGGGCTCGGCGGCGCTGAGCGAGATCCACTTCGCCGGCGGGTCGGTGACGCGGGCGCCGGTGCCCGTCGACGTCGACGCCCGCGGCTGGGCCCGGTCGCTCTACGGCGGGATGATCGGCGACCCCGATGACGATGGCTTCGAGGGCCCCGCCGAAATCCACCGTCGCCGTGTGCCCGTGCCGGAAGGATTCGTCGGCGAATTGCGCGAATACCAGCGCCGCGGCCTGGATTGGCTGTCGTGGATGTCGGACGCCGGTTTCGGCGTGATCCTCGCCGACGACATGGGGCTGGGCAAGACGGTGCAGATCCTCGCCCTGCTGCTCCACGAGAAGGAAACGCGGCTGGCCGCCGAATCCGACGATGAGCGTCGCGCGCGCGAAGAACTCGACGCCGCCCTCGACGCGGGCGACGGCTCGGTGCGGGCGCTGGACGGCGTCGTCAAGCGGTACCCGACGCTGCTGGTCGCACCGATGTCGGTCGTGTCCAACTGGGCCGCCGAAGCGCGGAAGTTCGCTCCGGGCCTGACGGTGAAGGTGCTGCACGGCGGCAACCGCCCGCGCGGGGCGGAACTCAAGCGCGTCGCCGAGGGCGCCGATCTGGTGGTGACCACCTACGGCATCGTCGCGCGCGACCCCGGCGAATGGGGCGCGGTGCAGTGGGACCACGTGATCCTGGACGAGGCGCAGGCGGTGAAGAACCCCAACACCGCCGTGGCCAGGGCCGTGCGGCTGCTGCCGGCGCGGCAGCGAATCGCGCTGACGGGCACGCCGGTGGAGAACAACCTGGGCGAGTTGCGGTCGATCATGGATTTCTGCAACCGCAACATCCTCGGTTCGGCGCGGTCCTTCCGATCGCGGTTCGCCGCGCCCATCGAGCGCGACGGCGACGAAAACGCGGCCGCGGAGCTGCGCACCATCACCGCGCCGTTCATCCTGCGGCGCATGAAGTCCGACCCGGGGATCCTCGACGAGCTGCCGGAGAAAGACGAGGCCGTCACGCTCGTGCCGCTGACCGCCGAGCAGGCGCTTCTGTACCGCGGCTGGGTCGAGGAGCTCGAGCGGGAGGTCGACGCCGCGAAGGGGATGAAGAGGCGGGCGCTGGTGCTGCAGGGCATCACCAAGCTCAAGCAGATCTGCAACCACCCCGCGCATTACCAGTCCGACGGGTCGCCGCTGCTCGATCGCGGCCGGCACCGGTCGGGCAAGGTCGCGCAGCTGCAGGCCATCGTCGACGAGGCCGTGCTGGCCGACGAGCGCGTGCTCGTGTTCACCCAGTACACGACGTTCGGGAAGATGCTGCAGCCCTGGCTGTCCGAGCGGTTGGGCCGCGAGATCCCCTTCCTCCACGGCGGGGTGTCGCGGGCGGCGCGGCAGCGGATGGTCGACGAGTTCAACGCCGAGGGCGGCGCGCCGGTGATGGTGCTCAGCCTCAAGGCCGGCGGCACGGGCCTGAACCTCACGGCGGCCAACCACGTGGTCCACGTCGACCGCTGGTGGAACCCGGCGGTGGAGGACCAGGCCACCGACCGCGCCTACCGCATCGGCCAGCGGCGCGACGTGCAGGTGCACAAGCTGGTGGCCAAGGGCACCATCGAGGAGCGCATCGACCAGGTCATCGCCGGCAAGGTCGACCTCGCGCGGGCGGTGATGCCCACCGGCGAGTCGTGGCTGACGGAAATGGGGCTCGACGAACTGCACCGCCTGTGGCGGCTTGACGACGACCGCTCGCGCAGGGCCGCAGAGGCCGCCGAAGCCGGGCACACCGTGGAAGACGAGTGGGCGCGGGACGCGGCCGGGGGCGGGAAAGGCGGGGGCGGCGCGGATGGCGCGGATGAAGAGGGCGGGAAGGACGAGAAGGACGCCGTCGCCGACGTGATCGAGCTCGGCGCCGGCAAGGATTCGGCGAGGAAGGGGAAACGCGATGGCCGACGGTGATGTGACCTGGGGCGACAACGTCATCTACGCCGATTTCGGCGCGCGCGGCGCCGGCGGCGGAACCCGGGGCGCACGGCGGGGGAAGAAGGGGCCGGGGCGTCGCAAAGCCGATTCGGGACAG
This genomic stretch from Corynebacterium hansenii harbors:
- a CDS encoding bifunctional proline dehydrogenase/L-glutamate gamma-semialdehyde dehydrogenase, translating into MAPTHDARHQIDDDGRDDGTARMAAGRDDGLVPLDDLVDAAVDRAMGWLAESEKVAGRTGASDLAQARAGDGEPEDPVKDASDHAAEQLAKLVHDPAGVDYTMAFVDQVARPEDDATAARQLAGLTGGTKTPEFLSAMDRAAMKLGGVLAPKLPWLVMPIARRRMRQLVGHLILDSDGEALNELLSGARARDRRLNLNLLGEAVLGAKEAERRLHATMALLRDPMVDYVSVKASSVVSQLNPWDFDGSVDRLVGTLRPLYRIAADAPGTSSRTSPPFINLDMEEYHDLDLTLEVFERILSEDEFMGLEAGIVLQAYLPDSVAALDRLIGFSRDRVARGGAPVKVRLVKGANLSMETVTADTHGWVRAPYATKAETDANYLRLLDRALRPDVAESLRVGVASHNLFSMAAAVELARARGVEKQIDAEMLQGMAPMQQKVIQEDVGRLILYTPVVDAGSFDVAVSYLVRRLEENAAEENFLHAMTSLDEGERAGGDGPSPKSPQSPMSGQEARFRQAVDERDATRSEPRRTQDRRVEGPPTSPDAAPGTTTTPRAEKAKTAPTLTDFANEPDTDSALPANRDWAKALVHPSQDPGPSRAPLIDDVADVDAVVHRATRVQSAWADLGEHGRASVLEVVAQRFASRRGSLIAAAVHGPGKTVAETDPEISEAIDFIRYYAASARALADEPGVAFTPNRVTVIAPPWNFPVAIPVGGIVSALAAGSAVIISPAPQVVRVAEVAVAALRDGLRDAGADPDLIQLANTDESAAGKHLITHDDVDAVVLTGASETAALFRSWRPERPVLAETSGKNAIIVTPAADPDLAAADIVASAFGHAGQKCSAGSLAILVGAAGKSERLLEQILDATRTLEVGHGRDLSTDMGPLVEPPGEKLRRGLTILEPGEKWLVRPRQLDDEGTIWSPGIRDNVQPGSWFHMTECFGPVLGIMRAPDLETAIEWQNAVDFGLTGGIHTLDSSEVATWLSKVEVGNAYVNRHITGAIVRRQPFGGWKGSSVGPGAKAGGPNYVAQLGTVHDAPSSSMPKASPSRGVNAVLRDLADALREGAARPIDGREATAQLIDDAIEYLRAAAGSDAYWAGTEFGVPRDQSGLIGEANVFRYRPYPRPTVRVGPGAHPVQLARTVLAAAAAQEAVGAGGAGTGTRRADVPVVTVAPSVMGDAEDAARPGTSPSRADSPIAATLRVLAAHGLADVVVEDDADFTARVSVAASSRVRCLGAVPAGALKAAAENGSWLDPAPVVQSGRHEMLHYLREQSISWSLHRFGHVSAGVEAGLRRALEA
- a CDS encoding GmrSD restriction endonuclease domain-containing protein, translated to MARLFRVLVPAPRLAPRPAPDPAPDPVSASALRRLAPPLLALFLSFAAACGGAGDGPGKGEGAGESGDARDAAALLSSVAVAPERITVLGYDRSRFGGWTAAGTASGAGDTRDAVLAEWFSGSPTIADPYTGEDVAADGVDVDHLYPLAAAWDFGAHAWGARARREFANDAALNLVPVASAVNREKSDLTPAEWLPPARELRCGYSVRYLRVAVAWELPVSVADWTAMAGACGIRAR
- the putP gene encoding sodium/proline symporter PutP, which produces MQTTTWYFIAIVIYLALMLYIGYTGYRKTTEYDDYMLAGRGLHPFIAALSAGASDMSGWLLMGLPGAIYLSGLNQTWIAIGLCIGAWANWKLTAPRLRSYTKVAKNSITIPSFLENRLEDRTKILRVASGIIILVFFTFYVSSGMVAGGRYWESTFGGDYLVGLLLVATVTVLYTLFGGFLAVSYTDAVQGVIMFLALLIVPVVAMFVLTSEGEPVSDLFSFAAENAYPGSGGAPVDGFFNAFSGVPLLGTIGLIGWGLGYFGQPHIIVRFMALRSPADAVAGRRYGVTWQVICMLGATLVAVVSTVFFARNPDASVTDTESYETIFLDLTRVIFHPLVAGLILTAVLAAIMSTISSQLLVSSSALIEDLYRGVVNKNLRSSTSMLASRIAVAVVALIAGVIASNPNSSILSLVGFAWAGFGSAFGPVILASLYWRRLNMPGAAAGIITGALVSFAWGMSPLTDVIYEIVPGVAASAIAMVAVTLMTKAPSPHIVEEFDHAAAEAAKPVAPRGEAVKVESTA
- a CDS encoding ABC transporter substrate-binding protein produces the protein MQRPIFRKAAAAVAAFTGAALLLAGCSAPGAASDDSASGGEFTVTDVAGRTVSFDRRPERVILGEGRASFVTALLDKDNPTEHVVAWGGDLHSGAPSFEKKLFEAHPKAKDVPVIGNLAKGDVTVENLLAHDPDVVVMTLDHKKAAEKNGFLAKLDQAGLKYVFTDFRQKPLENTTASVRLLGRILDEDDAAERFAKFYDAKVADVTDRVKDVKDKPRTFVWRAAGLKDCCATVKNSNLGDLVNAAGGDNIGDGILDSESGDVTAEKVLAEEPDAIIATGGSWAPDPEKPAVLPHVELGYGANDGTARKTLDGLTATPGFDHLRAPAEGNLHGLYHQFYDSPYNVFALQQIGAWLHPDKFKDVDPVADFAEFHREWLPFELTGTFFTSTGAGK